The following are from one region of the Silene latifolia isolate original U9 population chromosome 9, ASM4854445v1, whole genome shotgun sequence genome:
- the LOC141602118 gene encoding uncharacterized protein LOC141602118, with amino-acid sequence MVELTPEQPLAAALVQIKELETVKEKAAQAESEITRLKESESSQKKKKLKNQASGSKTRFEPGTPFSSIIKQIYFSSFGTLEKDVYPNPHTTPDSGMDKTDVAIMMTMLQEIQKLHSKIENIPGVLDPIDLPKKFTVPYMKTYDGTSDPQNHVSIFKQKMLSASIPSELKQVCMCKGFGTTLTGAALQWFINLPNGSIKNFADLVYVFNQQFASNRDMTKRPSNLFRVKQLPDEPLKEFLARFVKEKVAIPRCDKKTAVEAFRQGVLLDSDIYADLTKKACPTFATVQSSVLEHIRLKEDLNFRTNSFGGKQSYGHTNRKSSYHKGSNSRSAPYSRPDRSKVNTAQEYKGNLSSLPTIPEYNSSINIAGLIKRLENFGDTGVPDLHHDSLVITMQIGTAKVSRILIDGGSSINLVMLDVLKAMKIDEEKITKKSSVLVGFSGETKNTLGEINLPTYAEGVASYERFGVLDCLSLYNVILGRPWIHNFKAIPSTYHQCVKIPTEWGITTIRGE; translated from the exons ATGGTTGAACTCACCCCAGAACAGCCACTAGCTGCTGCCTTGGTTCAAATCAAAGAACTGGAAACAGTAAAAGAAAAGGCGGCCCAGGCGGAGTCTGAGATCACTAGGCTCAAAGAATCAGAATCCAgccagaagaagaagaagttgaagaaTCAGGCTTCAGGCTCTAAAACCAGATTTGAGCCTGGAACTccattctcatccatcatcaaGCAGATTTACTTCTCCAGTTTTGGAACTCTAGAGAAGGATGTCTACCCTAATCCACACACAACCCCTGATAGTGGAATGGACAAAACTGATGTAGCAATAATGAtgaccatgcttcaggaaatccagaAACTCCACAGCAAGATAGAGAATATACCCGGAGTGCTAGATCCT attgatctccccaaaaAATTCACCGTTCCATATATGAAaacttatgatgggacctcagatccacaaaaccatgtttcCATATTCAAGCAGAAGATGCTATCAGCCTCGATACCCAGTGAACTCAAGCAGgtttgcatgtgtaaaggctttggcactaccctgaccggagcagcattGCAGTGGTTCATCAACCtcccaaatggaagcatcaagaaCTTCGCGGATCTGGTCTATGTCTTCAACCAACAGTTCGCAAGCAACAGGGACATGACAAAGAGACCTAGCAACCTGTTCAGAGTGAAGCAGCTCCCGGACGAGcccctcaaagaattcctggccagatttgtcaaagagaaggtggccatcCCCAGATGTGACAAGAAGACGGCAGTGGAAGCATTTAGGCAGGGAGtcttgcttgacagtgacatctatgcagatctCACCAAGAAGGCCTGCCCGACCTTTGCTACCGTTCAGTCTAGTGTCTTAGAGCATATCAGACTgaaagaagatctcaacttcaggacaAACTCATTCGGAGGAAAGCAAAGCTATGGCCACACCAACAGAAAAAGTTCCTACCACAAAGGAAGCAACTCCAGATCAGCACCTTATTCTAGGCCTGACCGGTCTAAAGTCAATACGGCACAAGAatacaaaggtaacctttctagcctaccaactattcctgaatataactccTCTATAAATATTGCAGggttaatcaaacgcctggagaACTTTGGAGACAca GGAGTACCAGATCTGCATCATGATAGCCTGGtgattaccatgcaaattggtaCAGCTAAGGTGTCAAGGATCCTtatagatggaggcagctcaatTAATTTAGTGATGCTAGACGTCCTTAAAGCCATGAAAATAGACGAAGAAAAAATCACCAAGAAGTCGAGTGTCCTGgtcggattcagcggagaaacaaagaatacCCTGGGAGAAATCAACTTGCCAACCTACGCAGAAGGGGTAGCCTCATATGAAAGATTCGGAGTCCTGGATTGCCTGTCCTTGTacaacgtaatcctgggcagaccttgGATCCACAATTTCAAAGCCATCCCATCAACATATCACCAGTGTGTAAAGATACCAactgaatgggggataaccaccatcagaggagaatAG